From the Pseudomonas syringae KCTC 12500 genome, the window ACAGAAAGCGTGTGCGAGCCAGATACATGGCAAATCCGTAACAAAGGACGAGACGATTACGGTAGAGGAAAGGGGGCGGCGCATTCAAGGTGGCGGCGTACGGATGCGTCGCTGTTTACCGAGGAAAAAGAACACACCGCCGCGTGGTTCTTTTACACATGTATGTAGGACGATTCTCACGCGTTGAATTTGACGGGGTGGCGAGGCAGCACGGAGAGCCCTCACCGAGGACTCTCCGGTGGATTCACGCCTTGGTCAGCACCGGCAAGGGGCGCGACAGGAGGCGCTCGTCGAGTAGGCCCAGGCCTTCCTGAAACAGCTGATTGCTGCGATCCGTCTCGCCCAGCTGGCCCAGTAGACGAGCCAGCTCGGCACAGGTTTCGGGATTGCGTTCCATACGCAGACTGCTCTCCAGATAATCCCGCGCCTTGCCCCACAAGCGGCCTTGCAGACAGATACGTCCCAGGCTCAGCAACAGGCTTGGATCAGCAGGATGGTGCTTGAGCCAGCCTTCCGCCGCTTGCAGCTGCTTCAACGGATCGGTGCCGCGAACCAGCCCGTACAGACGCGCCAGATGGCTGTTGTACTCGCGCTTGAGGGCGCTACGAAGCACCTCTTCAGCCTGGGCTTCGGCACCTAGACGGCGCAATTGATCGGCATACGCCAGCACCAGTTGCGGCTCCTGACGTTGCGCAGAACCCAGCCCTTGCCAGGCGCTTTCCAGTGAAGGCAGACCGGTCGGTGCGCCTTCGATGCCTTCACTGTACGCCGCCAGGCTCAGGTTCTCGCCCCAGGCGCGGCGTTCCAGCTCGGCCAGTTCCTTGGGGGGCAGGACCTTGTCCTTGCGCAGTTCCGGCATCAGACGGACAACATCGGACCAGTCACCACGTTGCTGATGCAGGCGTTGCAGCTGACGAAGCACCTGTGGGTTATGCGGATGACGCTCTTTCATGGCCAGCAGTGTGGTCAGCGCACCGTCGGTGTCACCGCGGTCCTGCTGCAGTTGAGCGTGATTCAGGGCGATCGCCAACTCGGCTTGTGGCTGACGCTCGAGCGCGCGTTCCAGCAAGGCGTCGCAGTCTTCGTAGCGGCCCTGCTCGTTGGCAGCACGTGCAGCACCGATGTAGTAGAGCAGCGGATGAGTATCGGCTTCGGCCGCGCGTTGCAGATGACGTTGGGCGCTGGACCAGCGGCCCTCGGCAAGGTCCATCTGGCCTTGCTCGATGGCTATTTGCACGCGACGACGGCGGTTGCGACGCGACCATGGGTTGACCACGCGGCCTGAGGTCGTCAGCAGGCTGATCAGCAGCCTCAGCAGCGCGATCACCAGCAGCGCAACGACCAGCAGCGCCAGGGTCGCCCACAGGCTCGATTCATAGCGGAAGTTCTGATAGGCGATCAGGACATAGCCGGAATGCTCGGCGACGGCGACCCCGATCAGCGCCGCAGCGGCGATCGCGATGAATAACAGCACATAGAAGCGCTTCATCGGCTGGTCCCCTGTTGCGCCTCGGCTGGCTGGCCGGCAGCGTGACGGCGTTCAAGGTAGGCCTGCACGGCGCTCAGGGTCGGTGCCAGATCTGGTGTCTTCACCGATACCGGCTGGCTGGCAACAGCATCAAGCCCCTGGCCGAGTGCCTTGCCCTGTGGGTCGTCCTGATCGAAGTTGGCTTTCAGAACGCTTTGCGCTTCGGTGATGGCCTTGGAATAAACCTCGGGCTCGCCGTTAAGCGCTGCCCACTGCGCCT encodes:
- a CDS encoding heme biosynthesis protein HemY — protein: MKRFYVLLFIAIAAAALIGVAVAEHSGYVLIAYQNFRYESSLWATLALLVVALLVIALLRLLISLLTTSGRVVNPWSRRNRRRRVQIAIEQGQMDLAEGRWSSAQRHLQRAAEADTHPLLYYIGAARAANEQGRYEDCDALLERALERQPQAELAIALNHAQLQQDRGDTDGALTTLLAMKERHPHNPQVLRQLQRLHQQRGDWSDVVRLMPELRKDKVLPPKELAELERRAWGENLSLAAYSEGIEGAPTGLPSLESAWQGLGSAQRQEPQLVLAYADQLRRLGAEAQAEEVLRSALKREYNSHLARLYGLVRGTDPLKQLQAAEGWLKHHPADPSLLLSLGRICLQGRLWGKARDYLESSLRMERNPETCAELARLLGQLGETDRSNQLFQEGLGLLDERLLSRPLPVLTKA